TGGCTTTGAAGTATGCGCAGCTCAAGCAGCTGCCAAATGTACTCATCCTGCCCGGCGATCAGCGGCACTTCATTCGGCTGGTCAACGATTGTTTGGTCATCAATCCTGGTAGATTGTGGGACAAGAAAGGCGGCACCTTCGCACGCTTCCTGGTGGCGCCCACAGCGCCCGGCAAGGCGGCCAATATGTTCAACAGTGTGGCGTGCCAAGTCCAACGTATCTGAAGTATACATACCAAAATGGAGTACAAACTCTACCTGATAAATCAATGGATCCAATTGTAATGATAATAACTAAGATATGGGGAAATATCTTGGGGCTTTCAGTGTGTTTTCATTATCATTGAAAAgggtaataaaataagttatattttatttctacaaataataatgagtgttttttttaatattacatttttatgcccgctacaaatatatttcacatttaaatgaaattcaattttaaattctggAAGTGTACATAGGTACCTTTGAGATTTACATCATATTTGCTTTTGTAGATCATTTGGAATTTCCTACCTTCAAGCACGAAAATTTATATAAGcagtttattattatatttccgTAGACTTAAGGTATCCGAAATGGCTGAAAATCAAGAAGATTCCTCTGCAGGTAAACCTCTAAAAGAAGGAACAACCTCCACAACGCTGTTAATGGAAGTAGATCCTGTGGAGCCGGAGCGCTGTTGCTGGATCTGCTTGGCCACCGATGCGGACGACCGTCTGGCTTGGGTGAATCCATGTGCCTGCACAGGAACCACCAAGTGGGTGCATGAGAGCTGCCTCTTCCACTGGATCGACGAGAAGACGCAGGAGGAGGATGAACTACAGGAGGTTTCCTGTCCACAGTGCGAAACTAAGTACATGATTGAGTACCCGAAACTGAGGAAATTCCCTGCTGCCTTGGAAAAGATGGAAAATTTCATATCTTCTCAACTTTGTCCTTTCCTGATGGCGGTTTTTTTTGGGCTCTCTGTCTATTGGACAGCCATTGCATACGGAGCGTTTTCATTTTTGCAGATAGCTGGTCAAAAACTCGGCATGTCAATACTTAACCCAAGCGATCCTTCGATTATCCTGATCATGTTTGGACTGCCATTAATTCCAGTTGGATTGATATGTGGTCGCCTGGTTCCCTGGGAGGACGCCCTGTTGCAATGGGCCCGAAAATGTGCAACGATGGTGCGAAATCGTTCTTTTGTGAGGCAAAATAGCGAATGTGAGAGCCAAAGCTATTTAGTTAATCCTCCACTGACGGATCCTGTCTCGCAATACCGGATATTCAGCGGTGCCATTGTACTGCCCACCATATCATATATAGTGGGACAACTTATTTTTCGATCTGTGGACAATGCGGTGCAGAGAACCCTTCTTGGATGTCTAACATTTGTAATGGTTAAAGGAATCTTGAAGATTTACCTAGGGCACAGGCAATATGTTCGGTGGGCGAAGCTTCAAGTTCTGGATTATACAGAGGAGAACGCAGGACAGGATGATCATTAAGAAATAGATTAGGGTGTATTTCTACCTCCTACATCAAAGGACACAGAAGATATGTACTTTGGAAAACGAGTtaacaagaaataaaatcatatgtATATAGTACAATTGCCAGGATTTAAATGGCTTTCAGAGAAAACAACTTAAAATTGACCTAATAATATCTTTTAACCATAAATAATCGTTAAagcatttattaatttatgtataATAGTTTACAGCTAACAGTAGGAAATGGTGTCTAAATGTAATGTACTCGCTAGGATCTCTATGTACGATGGATCTCGCCCCTCCCTGCATACGGAAGTCAACTCTATATATCAAGGGGCTGCGATCGCCGAGAACTAAAACtccaatgtatattttaactatacaaaaaatactgtATGCCGTGTGTTGTTTTGTCCAATGAACTTGGCTGCAACTCAGATGCGGTTAAGTAACTGCGTGCCACCTTAAGTAATCCTCGCCTGCCATCTCGCCTACGCTTCCTTCGCCTTCGGTGCCTGGTTCCTGGAGCTGCCTCGTCCAACAACTCGTTCAGTTGTTGGGCTCCTGCTTGTATTGTTATTGTCGGTTGTTGACGCCCTCGGGGTTGTGGCTGCTGACCATGCTGTGCTCCATGTTCTTGACGATCACATAGTTGGTGATGTGATTGATGGCCTCGTCCTGCAGCCGCTCCGGCCAGCGCTTCATGTACGACTTGATGAAGTCGCCGAACGTGTCCACCTTATCGGGCGTGCTCTTGTGGGTGTCCACAATGTTCTTTACAATGTCCACGAACTTGTCGTAGTCCTCGTGCGACTTCTTGATCTTCTGGTAGTTGGCCACACCCCCGTTGGTGTTGCCcccgcctcctccgccactGGCTCCGCTTCCTCCGGCCGCTGCGTTCATCTGCTGATCCATATTGTTGTCCGCCAGGCGAGCGGAGGCAGCGGCAGCCACTGCCGCCACGGCCGCCGAGGAGGCCATGAAGTTGTCCACGCTGCCGGCATTCGGAGGCGGCTGGGAGTGGTCCATAAAGTGCCGGTGCATGCCGTACTCGGTCCTGAAAGTTTTTATATCATTATTTAGAGGTAGAAGATTAGATTTTGGGTAGATAGCGCTCACTTATAGAACCCCTCCGTATTGTTGCTATTAAACTCTTGCTGAGACATTGGATTTTTCCAAACTGGTGACTCGGATGTAGATGGTAAACTACTGGTATTCGATGCACTCGTCATGCGTTTGTCTCTGCGGAATAACAAAGATAATGGTTATGAATTggtataaacaaaaataaactagagccctgcgtgaatcatttaatttttgttgtttcgtAGTATGCCctaaaatttatgatttatttattttttgaatttgacatacattttttgtgcttttgagaacaaaaagtttcatattttttaaaaatcaatgcaTAGTGTTTAAAGTTCAGGCAGATTGAACCACAAAATGATGGACCTTTCTTCTTGAAATGAGAAAATTAAGGACCTTTCTTATTGAAATGAGAAAATTACGGACCTTTCTTCTTGAAATGAGTAAATTATGGACCTTTGTTCTTGAAATGAGAAAATTATGGACCTTTCTTCTTGAAATGAGAATGAAATTATATcagaattcatgccattcattcgattaaactcaaaattccaattaattcattcacaTCAATTCATGCTGGGCTCTATTATAAACTCATCTTATAGCTTATATCATCCATAAACCCACTTGTAACCGGTGTGCGCGGCCAGACTTTTGAACACATCATCCACTTGACTATAGAACTTCCAGGTGCTGATTATGCCCGTGGTCTCGAAGGTCTTCTGCTCCTGTCGGTAGCGCTGCGTGAGATTGTTGACTTTGAAGTGTACCTCCAGTGCGGTTACGGGGACGCCCAGCGAGGTTAACTGCTTGGCCATTGCCACATAGAGATGGCCATTGCGTTTGATGGTGCGCAGCTCATAGGCGCAGACTTTCCATAGTTTGATCAGCTCTAGAACACCACTATCCTCCCATTGTCGGCgctttttgttgaatttttcatACTACGGGGGGATAGGATAAATGGGTTATATTATATTGATCAaattaatggattttaaagcaaacttaCAGGCATTTCACATGGGTCTTACTGCCGACAACTGGGATTGCCCGACAAACTTCGTCTGCCAGCTGAAGCAGGACATGAAGCGGTTTATCTAGTAGACGGGCATTGTGTACACGGATCCACTCctgaaataataagttaaataGAATCgttataatatttgtaaaaaaaataaatagacctTATTTATAACCATTGTattatgtattattttaataatgattatttacaaataaaacctTTGTTTCTATGAAAATCATTTAAGGTTCCTAAGAATATTAGAACACTCAATCTTGTAAATAAACAATCCACATATGGTTTGTACCACACATATCGTCTGTTTGATGACGATTTAATTGCAatgaaattgtaattaatattttaaagccgTTAGAGGTTCAAGTAACCTAATACTCAACATAAGCCGCCCCCAAACAGGGATTATGACATGAATGCCCCCTTTTATACCGTTGCCATTATAATTGCAGATTTTAATGGGTAATCGTGGAGTTAAAAGGGGGTATATAAggcaaattttattatttgtttatttattgtagCCTAGCGTTACAAGTTTTTGAAACTTATGAATTAATACGCTAGTCACAACAAATTCTTCTGAATCTTTAaggatatatttataaatttagttcattgttttaagattttaagatACTCTTATAGATACTATAGATTATATCCTTTAAAGACTCTTATCAGATGAATTCTTTCCCCTTTCATGATAGTTACCATAAAGAGTTGACTCTAACAGAACCTATTGGTAATCCTTTGGGTATGCAACACATTTTCTAACACTACAGGGTATCTCATAGTCTGTACACTTGACTGTATCTTTTATTCGGGCTTTCAATTATCATTAAGccggcacacgcacacactgaCACAGCTCAGCCTCTCCCGCAAAAGCTCACGCACACATGTAATGCAAACCGAACGGTAAAACggtaaacaaatattaattgtgCGAACGAAACAAGTTGCAAATTGCATTCGGCAAGAGGAAGAGCGACTGCGAAGTGGATGCGGCGAAGGTTGGAATCGAAGTGAAGCGGTAATTCAAGTATACAAGGGAGTTGAGATGTTCAGATACGGATGAAGATGCTCCACCAACGTCGACGTCGACTGCGACGTCACTAGCTGCTTGGTGGGGGCGGCAGAGGGCAGAGGGGGTGGAGCCTATGTAATTTGCAGGGGGAGATGTTACTTTTCTcgaatacacacacacgcacatactatttccctttttgagatacacacacacactcacgtcGTCAAATCCACATCCGATTTTCTTGCGTTGATTGCGTTCTATTGTTACGCTCTTCTTCTCCATGCaccgaaaacaacaacaacaaacgacGCACGACGGCAGCACAAACTTAATAATaagtcaaataattaaattttaattatcttCAAGAGGGAAACACACGAAAAACGTAGTTTTGTAGCTCTACGCTGCGCAGCTCTCGCCATTCGACTCTATAATGATGTTCTCCGGAGAGCAACAAGGTGTGAGCAGTGCAGCTAGTGTGTTGCGGCTACCAGTGCTGACGTATCAGTTAGAAAAAAGCTAGAACAGTACAAAagtatgttttattttgtaattttaagtgaaatttcttaatttaaatccataattaaatcaaattaaatttggttATTATGCTTAGtgcctaaaaaaaataattttatgattatttaaCTAAGAGaaactttttaactttttaaatttttaaccaaatttattaaaaatagttttcggGCACCCGATTGTCTGACTTTTCCTTAGTTTTTTGGTGATGGTATGCActtaaaggttttaaaaacagtttaatcaacagataaaaaaaagttagctATAATTATactttcaaaaacattttataaaaagctgtttttaatgtttgaattgaatttatcCGCCGAAGGTCGTGTAAAAATGGTTACATCTACCTAGAAAAGAGACAGAATGGCATCACTGATGGCTAATGCGGCGTTGCCGGATGGTCAGTGTAAATACGTTGGGGCTTTAAAAGGCGCGAAATACATACAGAGGGTTTTTTCTATTCTAGGGTTTTTTCGGGAATAGAACCGAGTCATCTGACATTTTTCTTACCCGCCAATCTCCCGACTCGTTAGGGCGCCACAAAGCAAACGCATTTCATcgctcatcatcatcattttcAGCTCCACCTTTTAACCCCCATCGTCCCCCCCCCCCTCTTTTTTACAAACGCTTTTGTTGGAGCATAatgcacacagatacacacacacacagtcgcaACCAACACGTATTTGCcggtcatcatcatcatcattaggTTGTGCGatggagcaacaacaacaacgatagCGGCTCCCAAATGCGAACGTCATTAGCGGgctaaataacaaaaaatgatAATGTTGCTGCCACACAGTCGTCAGTTGGCTTTGCTTTGGTTCGGGGTAATCATCATTAAATTGCACATCGTATCTGTGAAAATGGGGGGCGGAGTGGGGGGCGAGGCAAggcggaagaagaagaaattgGGGGAAGCGAAAAGCCAATAACAAGGTCACCAGATATTTGAACGTTTATTCTTATGGCACTTTGGGGATTTGGCTAAGAATATTTATagcccactttttttttttaaattgttgttaaataagatttttgaaaaattagtcCTGAAAATGTTTGATTTGAATGAAAAGAGGTTTAGTTATAATAATGatcttttaaatttcttattttatttaaaagcctaagttaactttaaacttgtgttaaatttataaaatattataaaatactcAGAAAAGTTATTTTGGAATTAGAAATTTAGtttgtcatcatcatcatcaagaACTGAACTGCACCATCTCCACGCgaactttattttataattttttttaccgaGATGA
This portion of the Drosophila takahashii strain IR98-3 E-12201 chromosome 3R, DtakHiC1v2, whole genome shotgun sequence genome encodes:
- the LOC108063589 gene encoding E3 ubiquitin-protein ligase MARCHF5, which gives rise to MAENQEDSSAGKPLKEGTTSTTLLMEVDPVEPERCCWICLATDADDRLAWVNPCACTGTTKWVHESCLFHWIDEKTQEEDELQEVSCPQCETKYMIEYPKLRKFPAALEKMENFISSQLCPFLMAVFFGLSVYWTAIAYGAFSFLQIAGQKLGMSILNPSDPSIILIMFGLPLIPVGLICGRLVPWEDALLQWARKCATMVRNRSFVRQNSECESQSYLVNPPLTDPVSQYRIFSGAIVLPTISYIVGQLIFRSVDNAVQRTLLGCLTFVMVKGILKIYLGHRQYVRWAKLQVLDYTEENAGQDDH
- the LOC108063588 gene encoding uncharacterized protein gives rise to the protein MPYEKFNKKRRQWEDSGVLELIKLWKVCAYELRTIKRNGHLYVAMAKQLTSLGVPVTALEVHFKVNNLTQRYRQEQKTFETTGIISTWKFYSQVDDVFKSLAAHTGYKDKRMTSASNTSSLPSTSESPVWKNPMSQQEFNSNNTEGFYKTEYGMHRHFMDHSQPPPNAGSVDNFMASSAAVAAVAAAASARLADNNMDQQMNAAAGGSGASGGGGGGNTNGGVANYQKIKKSHEDYDKFVDIVKNIVDTHKSTPDKVDTFGDFIKSYMKRWPERLQDEAINHITNYVIVKNMEHSMVSSHNPEGVNNRQ